TTCAGCACTTGTAACAAACAGATCAAAGATTCAGTTTTGACTCTTGTCCCATTTGAGGGGCTTAACAACTTCCCAAGTAAAGTCCGGTTCATCTCTTCCAAAGTGGCCATATGCTGCTGTTTTCAAGAACCTTCCGCCACTGCCTCTCTTCAAATCCAAGTTGATGGAGATCATGCCAGGCCTGAAATCAAAGTTTTCTTTCACAATCTGCAAGATTTCCTTATCCGGGATCTTACCCGTACCGTAACTGTCCACAAAAACAGACAATGGCTCAGGCACACCAATGGCGTATGAGACCTGTACGATGCATCTACGTGCCAGGCCATTGGCCACGATACTTTTGGCAGCCTGTCGAACTATATATGCACCACTTCGGTCGACCTTGGTTGGATCCTTTCCAGAGAAGGCACCTCCACCGTGTGCTCCCCAGCCACCATAGGTGTCAATAATGATTTTACGACCAGTGAGACCAGCATCTCCATGAGGCCCACCAATGACGAACCGACCTGAAGGGTTGAGGTGGAAAATTGTCTTCTCGTCTAGGTACTTCTCGGGAATGACAGGCTTGATAACATGCTCCTTGAGATCCTTGGCGATCTCATCGTTTGTGACAGTCTCATCGTGTTGAGTTGAGATGAGAACTGTGTGTACCCTAATCGGAACCATGGCACCATCTTCATTGTAGTATTCAACAGTTACTTGAGTCTTGCCATCAGGCCGCAACCACGGACAAGTGCCATCTTTTCGAACTTCCGTGAGTCGAGCACCTAATTTTGTAGCAAGCACATGGCTGAGAGGCATGTACTCAGGGGTTTCATCAGTTGCATAGCCAAACATATGTCCCTGGTCACCGGCACCAATCTCTTCAGGGCATTTAGTCAGGTGTCCATGGACACCTTGAGCAATATCTGGGCTTTGTTGCTCGATATTGACTAGGACCTTGCACTTGTCA
This Primulina eburnea isolate SZY01 chromosome 2, ASM2296580v1, whole genome shotgun sequence DNA region includes the following protein-coding sequences:
- the LOC140823927 gene encoding S-adenosylmethionine synthase 1-like, which produces MDTFLFTSESVNEGHPDKLCDQISDAVLDACLEQDPDSKVACETCTKTNMVMVFGEITTKGNIDYEKIVRTTCRNIGFTSDDVGLDADKCKVLVNIEQQSPDIAQGVHGHLTKCPEEIGAGDQGHMFGYATDETPEYMPLSHVLATKLGARLTEVRKDGTCPWLRPDGKTQVTVEYYNEDGAMVPIRVHTVLISTQHDETVTNDEIAKDLKEHVIKPVIPEKYLDEKTIFHLNPSGRFVIGGPHGDAGLTGRKIIIDTYGGWGAHGGGAFSGKDPTKVDRSGAYIVRQAAKSIVANGLARRCIVQVSYAIGVPEPLSVFVDSYGTGKIPDKEILQIVKENFDFRPGMISINLDLKRGSGGRFLKTAAYGHFGRDEPDFTWEVVKPLKWDKSQN